In the Brassica napus cultivar Da-Ae chromosome A7, Da-Ae, whole genome shotgun sequence genome, one interval contains:
- the LOC106395398 gene encoding uncharacterized protein LOC106395398 isoform X1, with protein sequence MEKAWVWLPRASLEYFEGATGFVTASARRLGDPTEILCPCTHCRNLSHQVLDKVTEHLVIRGMDKKYMRSSCWSLHGERRSDMNDSVPQSETEAYGLLRTAYFDSGEPDEPPSDDTGGEPVHGEPDEDSEFRKKLRDAETPLYLTCSKHTKVSAIMALYRIKVKSGMSEAYFDQLLSALHDMLPEGNVLPKSTDSIKKFLKIFGFGYEMIHACKNDCILYRKQYEELETCPRCSASRWEIDKHSNEEKKGIPAKVLRYFPIKDRFKRMFRSARMAEDLRWHANNATEDGIMRHPVDSLSWAQVNNKWPEFASEARNLRLGLSTDGMNPFSIQNTKYSTWPVLLVNYNLPPTLCMKAENVMLTMLIPGPTAPSNNIDVYLEPLVEDLQELWSEGIQVYDSFLKEKFTLKAMLLWTISDYPALGSLAGCKVKGKQACNVCGKDTPNRWLKFSRKYVYLGNRKRLSPGHHYRRRKGWFDNTVEKGTANRIQTGAEIFATLKNFRNDFGRSLAKKKKRKRNVVSEDEVAEDEENDETSDQWRWKKRSIFFDLPYWKDLPVRHNIDVMHVEKNLSDALLSTLMQSAKSKDGLKARQDLEDIGIRKNLHTQVRGKRFYLPPATYWLSKEEKKIFCQRLSAFRGPDGYCGNIANVVSINPPMIGSLKSHDHHVLIQNLLPAALRGLLPRGPRVAVTRVCNYFNRLCQRAIDAEKLITLENEFVETMCQLERFFPPSLFDIMFHLPLHLAREARLGGPVHFRWMYPFERYMKTLKAYVKNFARPEACMAEGYLAGECIAFCLEFLKNSVPVEEVLNRNEDIQSDGMVLEGRPLQKGTELILSEKDRDIAHRYVLMNMAIMDPYVEKHLQELQDNDVRLATNETLLWKHHTQQFAEWVKNKIPSNSKEHSTKLRWLAFGPRFTAHTNKGFVINGNRFHIQSVKRKTQNSGVTYEAFSMCRSSARDTRHTADMVTYYGVITEIILLDYHMFSVPLFKCNWANRGYGVKEEDGFTLVNLHVNQTPYLQDPYILPSQAKQVFYSREDEESPWYVVMRAPPRGYHELETEEDVVGAPLLAQEFDDTEQLSDDESFCVRDDCDGIIVAD encoded by the exons ATGGAAAAAGCATGGGTTTGGCTTCCAAG ggctAGCCTCGAATATTTCGAAGGAGCAACAGGCTTTGTTACTGCATCAGCGAGGAGGTTAGGAGATCCGACAGAAATATTATGTCCCTGTACTCACTGCAGAAACCTTTCCCATCAAGTTTTAGACAAAGTAACGGAGCATCTTGTGATTAGGGGTATGGATAAGAAGTATATGAGGAGTTCTTGTTGGAGTCTTCATGGTGAGAGAAGGTCTGATATGAATGATAGTGTCCCTCAATCAGAAACAGAGGCTTATGGTTTGCTAAGGACGGCTTATTTTGATAGTGGTGAACCTGATGAACCGCCTTCTGATGACACTGGAGGAGAGCCTGTACATGGTGAACCTGATGAAGACTCGGAGTTTAGGAAGAAGTTGAGAGATGCTGAAACTCCATTGTACTTGACATGTAGCAAGCACACCAAAGTTTCTGCGATCATGGCCCTTTACCGCATCAAAGTAAAGAGTGGAATGTCAGAGGCTTACTTTGATCAGCTACTGTCGGCATTACATGACATGCTACCAGAAGGTAATGTACTACCAAAGTCGACTGATTCGATTAAGAAGTTCTTGAAGATTTTTGGGTTTGGCTACGAAATGATTCATGCGTGCAAGAACGATTGTATTCTCTATAGGAAGCAATATGAGGAGTTGGAAACCTGCCCAAGATGTAGTGCTTCTAGATGGGAAATTGATAAGCACAGtaatgaagaaaagaaaggaattCCTGCAAAGGTCCTACGGTATTTTCCGATCAAAGACAGATTCAAGAGGATGTTTAGATCAGCAAGGATGGCTGAGGATTTGCGATGGCATGCCAACAATGCCACTGAAGATGGTATAATGCGACATCCTGTTGACTCGTTATCTTGGGCTCAAGTGAATAATAAGTGGCCAGAGTTTGCTAGTGAAGCAAGAAACCTTCGACTCGGCCTGTCAACAGATGGTATGAACCCTTTCTCTATCCAGAACACAAAGTATAGTACTTGGCCAGTGTTGTTAGTCAATTACAACTTGCCACCAACTCTGTGTATGAAGGCTGAGAACGTCATGTTGACTATGTTGATCCCTGGACCGACGGCTCCGAGCAACAACATTGATGTTTATCTAGAGCCACTGGTTGAAGACTTACAAGAATTGTGGAGTGAGGGGATTCAGGTATACGACTCATTCCTGAAAGAGAAGTTCACACTAAAAGCTATGTTGTTGTGGACTATAAGCGACTACCCGGCTCTAGGTAGTTTGGCAGGTTGTAAAGTTAAAGGGAAACAAGCATGCAATGTTTGTGGAAAGGATACACCAAATAGGTGGCTCAAGTTTAGTCGCAAGTATGTGTATTTGGGGAATAGGAAGCGACTAAGCCCTGGACATCACTACAGACGCAGGAAAGGATGGTTTGATAATACAGTGGAGAAGGGGACTGCAAACAGGATTCAAACCGGTGCAGAAATATTTGCAACACTAAAGAACTTCAGGAATGACTTTGGAAGATctttagcaaagaaaaaaaaaaggaagagaaatgTTGTCTCAGAAGATGAGGTGGCTGAAGACGAAGAAAATGATGAAACGAGTGATCAATGGAGGTGGAAGAAACGATCAATATTCTTCGATTTACCGTACTGGAAG GATTTGCCGGTGCGTCACAACATCGACGTCATGCACGTGGAAAAGAACTTGTCTGATGCATTATTATCAACGCTGATGCAGAGTGCTAAGTCAAAAGATGGCCTCAAAGCGAGACAGGACTTAGAAGATATTGGAATCCGGAAAAACTTGCACACACAGGTACGGGGAAAGAGATTCTACTTGCCTCCAGCAACTTATTGGCTCAGTAAGGAAGAGAAAAAGATATTTTGTCAAAGGTTGTCTGCGTTTAGAGGCCCTGACGGCTACTGCGGTAATATTGCAAATGTTGTTTCAATTAACCCTCCTATGATTGGAAGTCTTAAATCCCATGATCATCATGTACTAATCCAAAATCTGTTACCTGCTGCGTTACGAGGGTTGCTTCCAAGAGGACCAAGAGTGGCAGTAACTCGAGTATGTAACTACTTCAACAGATTGTGTCAGCGTGCTATTGACGCGGAGAAGCTGATAACTTTGGAAAATGAGTTTGTGGAGACAATGTGCCAACTCGAGCGGTTCTTTCCTCCATCGCTCTTCGATATCATGTTCCACCTTCCTTTACACCTAGCAAGAGAGGCACGTTTGGGAGGTCCTGTGCACTTTCGTTGGATGTATCCGTTTGAgag ATACATGAAAACACTCAAGGCATATGTAAAGAATTTTGCTAGGCCAGAAGCATGTATGGCTGAGGGGTACTTAGCTGGAGAATGCATAGCCTTTTGTTTAGAGTTCCTAAAGAATTCTGTACCCGTTGAAGAAGTACTTAACCGTAATGAAGATATTCAGTCTGATGGAATGGTTCTTGAAGGTCGACCACTGCAAAAGGGAACAGAGCTTATTCTTTCAGAGAAAGATAGAGACATAGCACATCGATATGTTTTGATGAATATGGCTATTATGGATCCCTATGTTGA GAAGCACTTACAAGAACTGCAAGATAATGATGTTCGATTAGCAACAAATGAAACTTTGTTATGGAAGCATCACACCCAACAATTTGCTGAATGGGTGAAGAATAAG ATACCTTCTAACTCAAAGGAGCATTCTACGAAGCTGAGGTGGTTGGCCTTTGGACCAAGGTTTACTGCTCATACCAATAAAGGTTTTGTCATTAACGGGAACCGATTTCACATACAATCCGTTAAGCGAAAGACTCAGAATAGTGGAGTCACTTACGAAGCTTTCAGCATGTGTAGATCTTCTGCAAGAGATACAAGACATACAGCCGATATGGTCACATATTATGGAGTGATAACAGAGATCATTCTTCTCGATTACCACATGTTCAGCGTTCCTTTATTCAAGTGTAATTGGGCGAACAGAGGCTACGGTGTTAAGGAAGAAGATGGTTTCACCCTTGTCAATCTTCATGTCAACCAAACGCCATATTTACAAGATCCATACATTCTACCATCACAAGCAAAACAGGTATTTTACTctagagaagatgaagaatcgCCTTGGTATGTTGTTATGAGAGCACCACCGAGAGGATATCATGAACTCGAGACAGAGGAAGACGTTGTCGGAGCACCATTACTCGCACAGGAATTTGATGATACAGAGCAATTGTCTGATGATGAAAGTTTTTGTGTTAGAGATGATTGTGATGGAATTATAGTTgctgattga
- the LOC125576435 gene encoding uncharacterized protein LOC125576435 yields MGPKTRGGMVRRSRRSQGLEAETEFIEITRKSTKMRKLNKGKEVAIEEENIEIRQESADEVPTKVSEDVNEADGDGDGDDPHVEIEVENVIAEEQSQSENGVTEEPSQPREADMEAENGVTQEPSQPREADMEPENGFTQEPSQSREADMEPENGVTQEPSQPREADIETENGISGAEASPSDGKQKKKRGPTKMRKVAKDHQEKVSVSFTELGEHVGPGSVTLSSFLGPLVREHVTVLLDDWRNLDKQTKDTLWEEIQARFDLKEEWQKDSVFKQMGCLWRSGKSRLVSQLRNAKSSTERAALKPSNIRSVQVWSAWVKSRTSSVFKAKSEKYRALRRAQIPHTTSRRGMNRLACEMKKKSEDPKKISRSKVWIAGHTHSDGRPVRPEFAETIEKIISLDSQMDSTSSVNIKEDAVSQVLGVDKPGRVRGLGRGITATKLAFLSARDSKLADLESEIKDLKILVRDLAGNKKNNDDCVSPSEASYVYKEGTRVQLLDWCESKDVVVAEGEFCSAEGTYKIGRIPIGPNAAAVVVKSVSNPKASVWRPTTDVRNLQEAAGCKIPWPIDKLILDSASNNHPVSSDVLRSKNTTVDDLERCKIYDWVKGVEVIAEGFMGSTDPYEMVNNVPLGPNAVVMRVAKVINGKAFLWRPTSDMTTMSDAVNEKIAWPLHNVSVIKVPEDEGEASVRRPSLSPSGSTSSTRSGGKKKCILLDHNNSGRKVAEGRVSSTDPLCLVHHVPLGPNASRVWVEVALIEDASLWRPNSFLEDISDAVGSTVAWPNDKILYV; encoded by the exons ATGGGGCCGAAGACACGAGGAGGAATGGTTAGAAGAAGCAGACGTTCCCAAGGTCTGGAAGCAGAAACAGAGTTCATTGAGATAACCAGAAAGAGTACGAAAATGCGTAAGTTAAATAAGGGAAAAGAAGTTGCtattgaagaagaaaacattgAGATAAGGCAAGAAAGTGCTGACGAAGTCCCGACAAAGGTTTCTGAAGATGTTAATGAGGcggatggtgatggtgatggtgatgatcCACATGTGGAAATTGAAGTTGAGAATGTCATTGCTGAAGAACAGTCTCAGTCTGAGAATGGAGTTACTGAAGAACCTTCTCAGCCGAGAGAAGCTGACATGGAAGCTGAAAATGGAGTTACTCAAGAACCTTCTCAGCCGAGAGAAGCTGACATGGAACCTGAGAATGGATTTACTCAAGAACCTTCTCAGTCGAGAGAAGCTGACATGGAACCTGAGAATGGAGTTACTCAAGAACCTTCTCAGCCGAGAGAAGCTGACATTGAAACTGAGAATGGCATTTCAGGAGCAGAAGCATCGCCATCTGAtggaaaacaaaagaagaaaagaggacCCACAAAGATGCGTAAAGTGGCCAAGGATCATCAAGAGAAGGTTTCTGTGTCATTCACTGAGCTTGGCGAACATGTAGGTCCTGGATCAGTGACACTTTCATCGTTCCTTGGACCCCTTGTACGCGAACATGTGACTGTACTTCTtgatgattggaggaatcttgATAAGCAGACAAAGGACACATTATGGGAGGAAATTCAG GCGAGGTTTGATTTGAAAGAAGAGTGGCAAAAAGATTCAGTCTTCAAACAGATGGGCTGTTTGTGGAGATCTGGAAAGTCAAGGCTTGTATCACAACTGCGAAATGCAAAAAGCTCCACAGAGAGAGCAGCACTGAAACCAAGCAACATTCGATCTGTTCAGGTTTGGAGCGCTTGGGTTAAGAGTAGGACTTCGTCTGTGTTCAAG GCAAAGAGTGAAAAGTACAGAGCACTAAGGAGAGCTCAGATTCCTCACACCACTAGTCGTAGAGGAATGAATCGTCTAGCTTGTGAAATG aaaaaaaagagtgaagaccCTAAGAAGATTAGCCGGAGCAAGGTCTGGATAGCAGGACACACTCACTCTGATGGTAGACCTGTTAGACCTGAGTTTGCTGAAACCATT gaaaaaataatttcactTGATAGTCAAATGGACTCCACATCCAGTGTTAATATAAAAGAAGATGCTGTTAGTCAAGTGTTGGGAGTAGACAAACCTGGACGAGTCAGAGGGTTGGGAAGAGGGATTACTGCTACGAAACTAGCATTCTTGTCAGCTAGAGACTCCAAACTTGCCGACTTGGAaagcgagattaaagacttgaAGATTCTGGTCCGTGACTTAGCTGGAAATAAG aAAAACAATGATGATTGTGTTTCTCCATCTGAGGCTAGTTATGTATACAAAGAAGGAACTAGAGTTCAACTACTTGATTGGTGTGAGTCAAAAGATGTTGTTGTCGCTGAAGGAGAATTCTGCTCTGCTGAAGGTACATACAAGATTGGTCGTATTCCGATTGGTCCTAACGCCGCGGCGGTTGTTGTAAAGTCGGTATCAAACCCGAAGGCATCTGTTTGGAGGCCAACTACGGATGTGCGTAATCTTCAGGAAGCAGCGGGATGCAAAATTCCATGGCCAATTGATAAACTGATACTAGATAGTGCATCGAACAACCATCCAGTTTCCTCGGATGTGTTAAGATCAAAG AATACTACCGTAGATGATCTTGAAAGGTGCAAGATCTACGATTGGGTTAAGGGCGTCGAGGTAATCGCTGAAGGTTTTATGGGTTCGACTGACCCATATGAGATGGTGAACAATGTTCCTTTGGGTCCGAATGCTGTAGTTATGAGAGTTGCTAAGGTGATTAATGGGAAAGCTTTTCTATGGAGGCCAACAAGTGACATGACAACAATGAGTGATGCTGTTAATGAAAAGATCGCATGGCCGCTCCATAATGTATCAGTAATTAAAGTTCCTGAAGATGAAGGGGAAGCTAGTGTCAGAAGGCCTTCATTG AGTCCAAGTGGCAGCACTAGTTCCACCCGTTCAGGTGGTAAAAAGAAGTGCATCTTGTTGGACCACAACAACTCAGGACGGAAAGTCGCAGAAGGCAGAGTAAGTAGTACTGATCCATTGTGTTTAGTCCATCACGTCCCGTTAGGTCCCAATGCAAGTCGGGTCTGGGTTGAAGTGGCCTTGATTGAAGATGCATCTCTATGGAGACCAAACTCTTTTCTGGAAGACATATCAGATGCTGTGGGCAGCACAGTGGCTTGGCCAAATGATAAGATTCTGTATGTTTAA
- the LOC106395398 gene encoding uncharacterized protein LOC106395398 isoform X2, whose amino-acid sequence MEKAWVWLPRASLEYFEGATGFVTASARRLGDPTEILCPCTHCRNLSHQVLDKVTEHLVIRGMDKKYMRSSCWSLHGERRSDMNDSVPQSETEAYGLLRTAYFDSGEPDEPPSDDTGGEPVHGEPDEDSEFRKKLRDAETPLYLTCSKHTKVSAIMALYRIKVKSGMSEAYFDQLLSALHDMLPEGNVLPKSTDSIKKFLKIFGFGYEMIHACKNDCILYRKQYEELETCPRCSASRWEIDKHSNEEKKGIPAKVLRYFPIKDRFKRMFRSARMAEDLRWHANNATEDGIMRHPVDSLSWAQVNNKWPEFASEARNLRLGLSTDGMNPFSIQNTKYSTWPVLLVNYNLPPTLCMKAENVMLTMLIPGPTAPSNNIDVYLEPLVEDLQELWSEGIQVYDSFLKEKFTLKAMLLWTISDYPALGSLAGCKVKGKQACNVCGKDTPNRWLKFSRKYVYLGNRKRLSPGHHYRRRKGWFDNTVEKGTANRIQTGAEIFATLKNFRNDFGRSLAKKKKRKRNVVSEDEVAEDEENDETSDQWRWKKRSIFFDLPYWKDLPVRHNIDVMHVEKNLSDALLSTLMQSAKSKDGLKARQDLEDIGIRKNLHTQVRGKRFYLPPATYWLSKEEKKIFCQRLSAFRGPDGYCGLLPRGPRVAVTRVCNYFNRLCQRAIDAEKLITLENEFVETMCQLERFFPPSLFDIMFHLPLHLAREARLGGPVHFRWMYPFERYMKTLKAYVKNFARPEACMAEGYLAGECIAFCLEFLKNSVPVEEVLNRNEDIQSDGMVLEGRPLQKGTELILSEKDRDIAHRYVLMNMAIMDPYVEKHLQELQDNDVRLATNETLLWKHHTQQFAEWVKNKIPSNSKEHSTKLRWLAFGPRFTAHTNKGFVINGNRFHIQSVKRKTQNSGVTYEAFSMCRSSARDTRHTADMVTYYGVITEIILLDYHMFSVPLFKCNWANRGYGVKEEDGFTLVNLHVNQTPYLQDPYILPSQAKQVFYSREDEESPWYVVMRAPPRGYHELETEEDVVGAPLLAQEFDDTEQLSDDESFCVRDDCDGIIVAD is encoded by the exons ATGGAAAAAGCATGGGTTTGGCTTCCAAG ggctAGCCTCGAATATTTCGAAGGAGCAACAGGCTTTGTTACTGCATCAGCGAGGAGGTTAGGAGATCCGACAGAAATATTATGTCCCTGTACTCACTGCAGAAACCTTTCCCATCAAGTTTTAGACAAAGTAACGGAGCATCTTGTGATTAGGGGTATGGATAAGAAGTATATGAGGAGTTCTTGTTGGAGTCTTCATGGTGAGAGAAGGTCTGATATGAATGATAGTGTCCCTCAATCAGAAACAGAGGCTTATGGTTTGCTAAGGACGGCTTATTTTGATAGTGGTGAACCTGATGAACCGCCTTCTGATGACACTGGAGGAGAGCCTGTACATGGTGAACCTGATGAAGACTCGGAGTTTAGGAAGAAGTTGAGAGATGCTGAAACTCCATTGTACTTGACATGTAGCAAGCACACCAAAGTTTCTGCGATCATGGCCCTTTACCGCATCAAAGTAAAGAGTGGAATGTCAGAGGCTTACTTTGATCAGCTACTGTCGGCATTACATGACATGCTACCAGAAGGTAATGTACTACCAAAGTCGACTGATTCGATTAAGAAGTTCTTGAAGATTTTTGGGTTTGGCTACGAAATGATTCATGCGTGCAAGAACGATTGTATTCTCTATAGGAAGCAATATGAGGAGTTGGAAACCTGCCCAAGATGTAGTGCTTCTAGATGGGAAATTGATAAGCACAGtaatgaagaaaagaaaggaattCCTGCAAAGGTCCTACGGTATTTTCCGATCAAAGACAGATTCAAGAGGATGTTTAGATCAGCAAGGATGGCTGAGGATTTGCGATGGCATGCCAACAATGCCACTGAAGATGGTATAATGCGACATCCTGTTGACTCGTTATCTTGGGCTCAAGTGAATAATAAGTGGCCAGAGTTTGCTAGTGAAGCAAGAAACCTTCGACTCGGCCTGTCAACAGATGGTATGAACCCTTTCTCTATCCAGAACACAAAGTATAGTACTTGGCCAGTGTTGTTAGTCAATTACAACTTGCCACCAACTCTGTGTATGAAGGCTGAGAACGTCATGTTGACTATGTTGATCCCTGGACCGACGGCTCCGAGCAACAACATTGATGTTTATCTAGAGCCACTGGTTGAAGACTTACAAGAATTGTGGAGTGAGGGGATTCAGGTATACGACTCATTCCTGAAAGAGAAGTTCACACTAAAAGCTATGTTGTTGTGGACTATAAGCGACTACCCGGCTCTAGGTAGTTTGGCAGGTTGTAAAGTTAAAGGGAAACAAGCATGCAATGTTTGTGGAAAGGATACACCAAATAGGTGGCTCAAGTTTAGTCGCAAGTATGTGTATTTGGGGAATAGGAAGCGACTAAGCCCTGGACATCACTACAGACGCAGGAAAGGATGGTTTGATAATACAGTGGAGAAGGGGACTGCAAACAGGATTCAAACCGGTGCAGAAATATTTGCAACACTAAAGAACTTCAGGAATGACTTTGGAAGATctttagcaaagaaaaaaaaaaggaagagaaatgTTGTCTCAGAAGATGAGGTGGCTGAAGACGAAGAAAATGATGAAACGAGTGATCAATGGAGGTGGAAGAAACGATCAATATTCTTCGATTTACCGTACTGGAAG GATTTGCCGGTGCGTCACAACATCGACGTCATGCACGTGGAAAAGAACTTGTCTGATGCATTATTATCAACGCTGATGCAGAGTGCTAAGTCAAAAGATGGCCTCAAAGCGAGACAGGACTTAGAAGATATTGGAATCCGGAAAAACTTGCACACACAGGTACGGGGAAAGAGATTCTACTTGCCTCCAGCAACTTATTGGCTCAGTAAGGAAGAGAAAAAGATATTTTGTCAAAGGTTGTCTGCGTTTAGAGGCCCTGACGGCTACTGCG GGTTGCTTCCAAGAGGACCAAGAGTGGCAGTAACTCGAGTATGTAACTACTTCAACAGATTGTGTCAGCGTGCTATTGACGCGGAGAAGCTGATAACTTTGGAAAATGAGTTTGTGGAGACAATGTGCCAACTCGAGCGGTTCTTTCCTCCATCGCTCTTCGATATCATGTTCCACCTTCCTTTACACCTAGCAAGAGAGGCACGTTTGGGAGGTCCTGTGCACTTTCGTTGGATGTATCCGTTTGAgag ATACATGAAAACACTCAAGGCATATGTAAAGAATTTTGCTAGGCCAGAAGCATGTATGGCTGAGGGGTACTTAGCTGGAGAATGCATAGCCTTTTGTTTAGAGTTCCTAAAGAATTCTGTACCCGTTGAAGAAGTACTTAACCGTAATGAAGATATTCAGTCTGATGGAATGGTTCTTGAAGGTCGACCACTGCAAAAGGGAACAGAGCTTATTCTTTCAGAGAAAGATAGAGACATAGCACATCGATATGTTTTGATGAATATGGCTATTATGGATCCCTATGTTGA GAAGCACTTACAAGAACTGCAAGATAATGATGTTCGATTAGCAACAAATGAAACTTTGTTATGGAAGCATCACACCCAACAATTTGCTGAATGGGTGAAGAATAAG ATACCTTCTAACTCAAAGGAGCATTCTACGAAGCTGAGGTGGTTGGCCTTTGGACCAAGGTTTACTGCTCATACCAATAAAGGTTTTGTCATTAACGGGAACCGATTTCACATACAATCCGTTAAGCGAAAGACTCAGAATAGTGGAGTCACTTACGAAGCTTTCAGCATGTGTAGATCTTCTGCAAGAGATACAAGACATACAGCCGATATGGTCACATATTATGGAGTGATAACAGAGATCATTCTTCTCGATTACCACATGTTCAGCGTTCCTTTATTCAAGTGTAATTGGGCGAACAGAGGCTACGGTGTTAAGGAAGAAGATGGTTTCACCCTTGTCAATCTTCATGTCAACCAAACGCCATATTTACAAGATCCATACATTCTACCATCACAAGCAAAACAGGTATTTTACTctagagaagatgaagaatcgCCTTGGTATGTTGTTATGAGAGCACCACCGAGAGGATATCATGAACTCGAGACAGAGGAAGACGTTGTCGGAGCACCATTACTCGCACAGGAATTTGATGATACAGAGCAATTGTCTGATGATGAAAGTTTTTGTGTTAGAGATGATTGTGATGGAATTATAGTTgctgattga